The Platichthys flesus chromosome 8, fPlaFle2.1, whole genome shotgun sequence genome has a window encoding:
- the LOC133959407 gene encoding beta-1,3-galactosyltransferase 2-like: MMQTSVHKSEKMPWRKTKRWWFWLMLFLMMGTLMFIFYYSTTEVWPLSRSSESCNNLTTAYDFFPAYPHPYGFIMDEPHRCRQERPFLVLMIPVAPHNRGARDVIRMTWGKNTTVQGHVVSYYFLLGLSEEGDGAEVLEEQLLDESWRHHDILQSDFMDSYKNLTIKTMVMFEWLNSHCPNTSYAMKIDADIFLNVHNLVLMLMTAPRHLFMTGCVAWGSAVLRDHDSKWYMPVSAFPESIYPPYALGLGYVFSMDLPIKILEASLHIKAIYLEDVYVGLCMRQLGVTLTDPPHSGLFRVSTPFFAGSCYWSTVITSMLQDSDQLRDVWEIYQTQLLNGC; this comes from the exons GGGAACATTAATGTTCATATTCTACTATTCAACCACGGAAGTATGGCCTCTGAGTAGAAGCTCGGAATCTTGCAACAATTTAACGACAGCCTACGAT TTCTTTCCGGCATACCCACACCCATATGGTTTCATAATGGACGAGCCACACAGATGTCGACAGGAAAGACCATTCTTGGTTCTCATGATCCCAGTAGCCCCCCATAACAGAGGGGCCCGTGATGTCATCCGTATGACATGGGGCAAAAACACCACAGTGCAAGGCCACGTGGTCAGCTACTACTTCCTGCTGGGACTGTCAGAAGAGGGAGACGGGGCCGAGGTCCTTGAGGAGCAA CTGTTAGACGAAAGCTGGCGACATCATGACATACTCCAGAGTGACTTCATGGACAGCTACAAAAACCTCACCATTAAAACCATGGTGATGTTTGAATGGCTCAACTCCCATTGCCCCAACACCTCCTACGCCATGAAGATCGACGCGGACATTTTCCTAAATGTTCACAACCTTGTCTTAATGCTTATGACGGCCCCCCGACATCTCTTCATGACTGGATGCGTGGCGTGGGGCTCTGCTGTTCTTCGAGACCATGACTCAAAATGGTACATGCCTGTGTCTGCCTTCCCCGAATCAATATACCCACCGTATGCCTTGGGACTGGGCTATGTGTTCTCAATGGATTTACCCATTAAGATACTGGAAGCGTCCCTGCACATTAAAGCTATTTACCTTGAAGATGTGTACGTGGGACTGTGCATGAGACAGCTGGGGGTCACACTAACAGATCCTCCTCATAGTGGCTTGTTCAGGGTATCAACACCTTTTTTTGCCGGCAGCTGTTACTGGAGCACTGTCATTACGTCAATGCTACAGGACTCTGACCAGCTTCGGGATGTTTGGGAAATATATCAGACCCAACTACTAAATGGCTGTTAA